One Danio aesculapii chromosome 13, fDanAes4.1, whole genome shotgun sequence DNA window includes the following coding sequences:
- the opn3 gene encoding opsin-3 gives MTSFNETPTETHLENYNYIFADETYKLLTFTVGSIGVLGFCNNIIVIILYSRYKRLRTPTNLLIVNISVSDLLVSLTGINFTFVSCVKRRWVFNSATCVWDGFSNSLFGIVSIMTLSGLAYERYIRVVHAKVVDFPWAWRAITHIWLYSLAWTGAPLLGWNRYTLEVHQLGCSLDWASKDPNDASFILFFLLGCFFVPVGVMVYCYGNILYTVKMLRSIQDLQTVQTIKILRYEKKVAVMFLMMISCFLVCWTPYAVVSMLEAFGKKSVVSPTVAIIPSLFAKSSTAYNPVIYAFMSRKFRRCMLQMLCSRLASLQHTIKDRPLSRIEHPIRPIVMSQSRTDRPKKRVTFSSSSIVFIIASHDTHPLDITSKCHDEPDINVIQVRPL, from the exons ATGACTTCTTTTAATGAAACACCGACCGAGACTCACCTGGAGAATTATAACTACATTTTCGCCGACGAGACTTATAAACTTCTGACTTTCACTGTCGGATCTATCGGAGTGCTGGGATTTTGTAATAACATCATCGTTATTATTCTGTACTCCAGATATAAGAGGCTCCGGACGCCGACTAATTTGCTGATCGTCAATATAAGTGTCAGCGACCTGCTGGTGTCCCTGACTGGAATTAATTTCACATTCGTCTCGTGTGTGAAGAGAAGATGGGTCTTTAATTCTGCCACATGTGTTTGGGATGGATTCAGCAACAGTTTATTCG GGATCGTGTCCATCATGACTCTCTCGGGCCTGGCGTACGAGCGATACATCCGTGTTGTTCATGCCAAGGTGGTTGACTTCCCCTGGGCCTGGAGGGCAATCACACACATCTGGCTGTACTCGCTGGCCTGGACTGGAGCTCCTCTGCTGGGATGGAACCGCTACACACTGGAGGTCCATCAGTTGGGCTGCTCTCTGGACTGGGCGTCCAAAGACCCCAATGACGCTTCGTTCATTCTCTTCTTCCTCCTCGGATGCTTCTTTGTCCCAGTGGGTGTCATGGTCTACTGTTATGGAAACATCTTGTATACAGTGAAAATG CTGCGCTCTATCCAGGATCTGCAGACTGTTCAGACCATTAAGATCCTGCGGTATGAGAAGAAAGTGGCGGTGATGTTCCTGATGATGATTTCCTGTTTTCTGGTGTGCTGGACGCCCTATGCCGTGGTCTCCATGCTGGAGGCCTTTGGCAAGAAGAGTGTCGTTTCCCCTACGGTTGCCATCATTCCTTCTCTATTCGCCAAATCCAGCACAGCCTACAACCCAGTCATCTACGCCTTCATGAGCAGAAAG tttcGCAGATGCATGTTACAGATGCTGTGTTCTCGTCTGGCCAGTCTGCAGCACACCATTAAAGACCGACCCCTGTCCCGCATCGAGCATCCCATACGACCTATTGTGATGTCCCAGAGCCGCACCGACCGGCCCAAAAAGAGAGTAACCTTCAGCTCTTCCTCCATTGTCTTCATCATCGCCAGCCATGACACTCATCCTCTGGACATCACCTCCAAATGCCACGACGAACCAGACATCAATGTAATTCAAGTTCGACCTCTTTGA